From the Sanguibacter sp. HDW7 genome, the window CAGGCTCACAACGGGTGCCGTCCCCCGAAGCGCCGCCGCGTCTGATCCGCGCAACGCACCGCCGGGCCGGTCGCTCGACCGGCCCGGCGGAGCAGCGCCGCACCACGGTGCGGCACACGACTCACCACGTCGTTTGTCTCGCGGGTCCACCCGTCAGGCAGCTCTTCATCTGTGAGACGTCATATGGCGGACGCTCACTGAAAGGACAGAACCAGTGCTGATCGCACAGCGCCCCACGCTGACCGAAGAGGTCATCTCGGAGAACCGCTCCCGCTTCTCCATCGAGCCGCTCGAGCCCGGCTTCGGCTACACGCTCGGCAACTCGCTGCGCCGTACGCTCCTGTCGTCGATCCCCGGCGCGTCCGTGACGTCGATCCGCATCGACGGTGTGCTCCACGAGTTCACCACGGTGCCGGGTGTCAAGGAGGACGTCACCGAGATCATCCTCAACATCAAGGGTCTCGTCGTCTCCTCGGAGAACGACGAGCCCGTCGTCATGTACCTGCGCAAGCAGGGCTCCGGTGCGGTCACCGCCGCGGACATCGTTCCGCCGGCGGGCGTCGAGGTGCATAACCCCGACCTCCACATCGCGACCCTCAACGAGAAGGGCAAGCTCGAGATCGAGCTCACCGTCGAGCGTGGCCGCGGCTACGTCTCGGCCGCGCAGAACAAGTCGTTCGACGCCGAGATCGGTCGGATCCCCGTCGACTCGATCTACTCGCCCGTCCTCAAGGT encodes:
- a CDS encoding DNA-directed RNA polymerase subunit alpha — its product is MLIAQRPTLTEEVISENRSRFSIEPLEPGFGYTLGNSLRRTLLSSIPGASVTSIRIDGVLHEFTTVPGVKEDVTEIILNIKGLVVSSENDEPVVMYLRKQGSGAVTAADIVPPAGVEVHNPDLHIATLNEKGKLEIELTVERGRGYVSAAQNKSFDAEIGRIPVDSIYSPVLKVTYKVEATRVEQRTDFDKLIVDVETKPAISPRDALASAGKTLVELFGLARELNVEAEGIEIGPSPTDAALAQDLALPIEELQLTIRSYNCLKREGVHTVGELVSRSEADLLDIRNFGSKSITEVKEKLAGLGLGLKDSIIDFDHTGAYGDGDAGDYDSAQY